The sequence below is a genomic window from Nitrospira sp..
CGGCTGTCATCGAGGCGATCCACCGCCAATACCTCGAAGCAGGGGCGGACATCATTGAAACCAACACCTTCAACTCCCAGTCCGTGTCTCTGGCCGACTATGGAATGGAGGACCTGGGCTACGAGCTCTCGAAAGCCGGGGCTGAGTGTGCCAGGCGGGCTGTGGCTGCAGTCACCGCCGCGCAGCCTGCTCGACGATGTTTCGTGGCGGGCGCCATCGGACCCACCACCAAGACTTCTTCCATCTCGACTGACTCGAATGATGCCGCGGCCCGCGGCACGACGTTTCCTGAATTGGTGCGGGCCTATGCCGAACAAGTCCGCGGGTTGTTAGACGGCGGCGTGGATCTGCTGTTGGTCGAGACGATTTTTGACACGCTCAATGCCAAGGCGGCGTTTTTCGCGATCCAGCAGCTGTTCGCCGAAGGCGCCAGGCAGGTGCCGATCATGGCCTCGGTCACCTTCATTCAGGCGGGCAGCAACCGTGGATTCTCAGGACAAACCGTGGAAGGGTTCTGGAACTCCATTTCCCATGTGCCGTTGCTCAGCGTCGGAATGAATTGCGCGCTGGGGCCGAAGGAAATGCGCCCGCTCATCGAAGAGCTGTCGCAGCTCGCGCCCATTTATGTCAGCAGTCACCCGAACGCCGGCTTACCGAATCCACTCCTGCCGACGGGATTCCCGGAGACGCCGGAATCGTTGGCTCCGCAGTTGCGTGAATGGGCGAACAATGGCTGGCTCAATATTGTGGGTGGTTGTTGCGGTACCACCCCGGATCATATTCGACAGATCGCCGGTGCAGTGCGCAGTCTGTCGCCGAGGCGGCCGGGAAGGGTGGAACCGTATTTGCGGCTCAGTGGTCTTGAAGCGCTCACAGTCAGGCCGGAATCCAACTTCGTGAATGTCGGCGAGCGGACCAACATCACTGGGTCACCGGCGTTTTCCAAATTGATCCTGGCCGGGGACTACGACAAGGCGCTCACGGTGGCGCGTCAGCAGGTTGAGGGTGGCGCGCAAATTATCGACATCAACATGGATGAGGGCCTGCTGGATTCGAAGGCGGCGATGCAGAAGTTCCTGCGACTTTTGGCGGCGGAGTCCGATATCGCACGTGTGCCGATCATGGTGGACAGTTCCAAGTGGGAGGTCATCGAGGAAGGTCTCCGGAACATCCAAGGCAAGGGTATCGTCAATTCCATCAGCTTGAAGGAAGGGGAGGCCAAGTTTTTGGAGCAGGCCCGACTCATCCGTCGATATGGCGCGGCCATGGTCGTCATGGCATTTGACGAGCGGGGACAGGCGGATTCGCTGGCCCGACGCATCGAGATCTGCGAGCGCTCGTACCGCCTGCTGACGACGCAGGTCGGCGTACCGCCGCAGGACATCATTTTTGATCCGAACATCCTCACGGTGGCGACCGGACTGGAAGAGCATAACAACTACGCCGTGGATTTCATCGAGGCGACCCGTTGGATCAAACAGCATCTCCCGCTGGCGAAGGTGAGCGGCGGCGTCAGCAATATTTCATTCTCGTTCCGCGGCAACAATGTCGTGCGCGAGGCGATGCATGCGGCGTTTCTCTACCATGCCATCCAGGCCGGGCTCGACATGGGCATCGTCAACGCCGGACAACTCGCCGTGTACGAGGAGGTTCCCAAAGACTTGCTCGCGCTGGTGGAGGACGTGCTGCTGAATCGCCGGCCGGATGCGACGGAGCGGTTGGTGGCCTTCGCCGAAACCGTCAAGCAAAAGGGCAAGGCGGCCGTGAAGGACGACGAGTGGCGCGCAAAGCCCGTCGAGGAGCGGTTGGCCCACGCGCTGGTCAAGGGACTGACGGATTTTATCGATCAGGACGTCGAAGAGGCCAGGCAGAAATGTGCCCGTCCGCTCGATGTGATCGAAGGGCCGTTGATGGCGGGGATGAATGTCGTCGGCGATCTGTTCGGGTCAGGAAAGATGTTTTTGCCGCAGGTCGTGAAGAGTGCCCGGGTGATGAAAAAAGCCGTGGCCTACCTCATGCCGTTCATGGAGGCCGAAAAACAGCGGCAGGGCACGTCCCGCGCGAACGGCAAGGTGCTGCTCGCGACGGTGAAGGGCGATGTGCATGACATCGGGAAAAACATCGTCGGGGTCGTGTTGGGCTGCAACAACTATGAGGTGATCGATCTGGGCGTAATGGTGGCCTGCGAGACCATTCTCGCGACGGCTCGGGAACGGCAGGTGGATGTCATTGGTCTCAGCGGCTTGATCACGCCCTCCTTGGATGAAATGGTCCATGTGGCCAAGGAAATGACGCGGCAGGGATTTACGGTGCCCCTGCTCATCGGCGGCGCCACGACCAGCAAGGCCCATACGGCTGTGAAGATTGCTCCTTCCTATGGGAACGCGACGGTGCACGTCCTCGACGCATCGCGCGCGGTGGGTGTCGTGGGCAGTTTGATCAATGAACAGCAGCGGGTGGAGTTTGCCGCGTCGGTTCGTGCCGATTATGACCGGATCCGACAGGCGCATCAGGATCGCGGCTCCAAGGCGCTGATCAGCCTCGACGCCGCCCGAGCGCATCGACTGCCGACAGACTGGGCTACAGCGGATATTCCGGTGCCCGCCTTCGCTGGGGTGCGCCAGATTGATCGGATGCCGTTGCGCGAGCTGGTGCCGTTCATCGACTGGACGCCGTTTTTTCACACCTGGGAGTTACGTGGGCGTTATCCCGGCATTTTGGAAGATTCCACCGTCGGTCCTAAGGCCAAGGAACTGCTGGCGGATGCCCAGACGTTGTTGGAGGAAATCATTCGTGGCGATCTCCTGAAGGCTCGGGGCGTCTATGGATTTTTCCCGGCGAATAGTGTCGGTGACGATATCGAACTCTACAGGGTGACTGACCGACGCGAGGTGATGACCACATTCCACACGCTCCGGCAGCAGATGGACAAGCCCGCAGACCAGTGCAACCTGGCGCTGGCCGACTATGTCGCGCCCAAGGAAGCCGGTCGCACAGACTACGTCGGCGCATTTGTTGTGACGGCGGGAATCGGTGTGGAGGCGCTGTGCGCGAAGTTTGAAAAGGACCATGACGACTACAATTCCATCATGGTCAAGGCGCTAGCGGACCGGCTGGCTGAAGCCTTTGCCGAATGGCTGCACAAACAGGTTCGAGCTGAGTGGGGATATGGAAAGACGGAATCGCTGACAAACGAAGACATGATCCGCGAGCGTTACCGGGGCATCCGCCCTGCGCCCGGATATCCAGCCTGTCCTGATCACACCGAGAAGCGGATTCTTTTTGACCTGCTACAAGCTGAGTCGCAATCGGGCGTCACGCTGACGGAGTCCTACGCCATGTTGCCGGCGGCCGCCGTGAGCGGTTTGTATTTCGCCCATCCGGAGGCCAGGTATTTTGCGGTGGGCAAAATCAATCGGGATCAGGTCGAGGACTATGCGGCGCGGAAGAAGCTGACCGTGGATGAGGTCGAACGTTGGTTGGCGCCGAATCTCAACTACGAGACATAACGTGAAGCGTTGATCGGGAAGCGTATCTCGTGGTGGAACGCCGTTCAGTTCTTGACGGCTTCGAGTGGGGCAGGGATCGTCGGAGACACGGAGATGCCGGCGGTGACGCTGGCGAGCGCCGTTTTGATCCAGTGATAGCGTTCTTCCGCCCAGGCGTTGAACTCGTCTGAATTCTCAAACACCAGTTCCCAGGCTTTCGCGGCGTCCAGCAGCAACAGCTGATGCGGCTGATTCTGTCCCGGGAAATACACCACCAACACAGCGGATTTTCCGGTCAGGCTGATGTCCGTGAAGACGTGGATCATGGCCGCCGGCGGCATGGAGATGTCTCGCGTTGCCGCCGCGACGAGCGGTTGATACAGACGGTTTAACAGGTGCGTCGTGTCTTCATAGGGGCATGCGGTTCGTAGGAGCCTGGGGTTCGGGCGATCTCCGAAGAGATTGTCCGTCAGATAGGTCGCCGCTTCCCACGTCGGCATCATGCCGGACGAGGCCAGATTCTCACACAGATAGGCAATCCAGTTGCGTGAGGTGCGGCTCATGAGGGCTCTCCCTGATCCTGGCTGATCGCACGCTGCCGGGAGGTGGCGAGCCAGCTCGGATCGGCAAATTGATCGTAGATGCGCTGGACATCAGCCATTGAGTCGAAGAAGATGTCGAGTAAATCGGGGTCGAAATGTTTGCCCCGCTCCTTCAGCATGAGTTCTTTCGCGTGATCGAAGTCGTAGGCGGGCTTGTACACCCGTTGCGTCGTGATGGCGTCGAAATTGTCGGCGATAGCGGTAATGCGTCCCTCCAACGGAATCTGCTCCCCCTTTAGCCCTCGTGGATACCCACTACCGTCGTACCGTTCATGGTGTGTCCAGGCGATGAGGGCCGCCACCTTGAGCAGTTCCGAATCGGAGCCGGCCAAAATTCTGTAGCCGATCTCCGTATGTTGCGTGATGACTTTGAATTCTTCCGGCGTGAACTTGCCGGGTTTCAGCAGCACATGGTCCGGGGTGCCGATCTTGCCGATGTCGTGCATGGGGCTCGCGGTGCGGATGAGGTCGCAACGCTCCGGCGAGAGACCATATCGGCGCGCGAGCAGCTCGCAGTAATGGCTCATCCGTTGAATATGTTGTGCGGTCGAGCTGTCACGGAATTCAGCCGCAATCGCCAGCCGTTGAATGGTTTCCTCGCGCGAGAGGCGGAGCTCCTTTTCGCTGCGCTCCAGCCATTCGAGGGCCTGCTGCAGGGCGATCGTCCTGGTCCGGACGACCTCTTCAAGATTCTC
It includes:
- the metH gene encoding methionine synthase; amino-acid sequence: MPVHEVEALLGERILILDGAMGTMIQRYKLDEAAFRGERFQQWSKDLKGHNDLLNVTQPAVIEAIHRQYLEAGADIIETNTFNSQSVSLADYGMEDLGYELSKAGAECARRAVAAVTAAQPARRCFVAGAIGPTTKTSSISTDSNDAAARGTTFPELVRAYAEQVRGLLDGGVDLLLVETIFDTLNAKAAFFAIQQLFAEGARQVPIMASVTFIQAGSNRGFSGQTVEGFWNSISHVPLLSVGMNCALGPKEMRPLIEELSQLAPIYVSSHPNAGLPNPLLPTGFPETPESLAPQLREWANNGWLNIVGGCCGTTPDHIRQIAGAVRSLSPRRPGRVEPYLRLSGLEALTVRPESNFVNVGERTNITGSPAFSKLILAGDYDKALTVARQQVEGGAQIIDINMDEGLLDSKAAMQKFLRLLAAESDIARVPIMVDSSKWEVIEEGLRNIQGKGIVNSISLKEGEAKFLEQARLIRRYGAAMVVMAFDERGQADSLARRIEICERSYRLLTTQVGVPPQDIIFDPNILTVATGLEEHNNYAVDFIEATRWIKQHLPLAKVSGGVSNISFSFRGNNVVREAMHAAFLYHAIQAGLDMGIVNAGQLAVYEEVPKDLLALVEDVLLNRRPDATERLVAFAETVKQKGKAAVKDDEWRAKPVEERLAHALVKGLTDFIDQDVEEARQKCARPLDVIEGPLMAGMNVVGDLFGSGKMFLPQVVKSARVMKKAVAYLMPFMEAEKQRQGTSRANGKVLLATVKGDVHDIGKNIVGVVLGCNNYEVIDLGVMVACETILATARERQVDVIGLSGLITPSLDEMVHVAKEMTRQGFTVPLLIGGATTSKAHTAVKIAPSYGNATVHVLDASRAVGVVGSLINEQQRVEFAASVRADYDRIRQAHQDRGSKALISLDAARAHRLPTDWATADIPVPAFAGVRQIDRMPLRELVPFIDWTPFFHTWELRGRYPGILEDSTVGPKAKELLADAQTLLEEIIRGDLLKARGVYGFFPANSVGDDIELYRVTDRREVMTTFHTLRQQMDKPADQCNLALADYVAPKEAGRTDYVGAFVVTAGIGVEALCAKFEKDHDDYNSIMVKALADRLAEAFAEWLHKQVRAEWGYGKTESLTNEDMIRERYRGIRPAPGYPACPDHTEKRILFDLLQAESQSGVTLTESYAMLPAAAVSGLYFAHPEARYFAVGKINRDQVEDYAARKKLTVDEVERWLAPNLNYET
- a CDS encoding response regulator, which translates into the protein MSIPSVSEVSTQQSILENRNILIVDDEEPIRRLLGYLLQPHGYQVTLAGEAREARQRMESGSFAMVLCDVNMPGESGMDLIRHILTQYPSTAVIMITGLDSPVLANAALDMGAFGYIIKPFEANEVLINVANALRRRKLEIENSMHRENLEEVVRTRTIALQQALEWLERSEKELRLSREETIQRLAIAAEFRDSSTAQHIQRMSHYCELLARRYGLSPERCDLIRTASPMHDIGKIGTPDHVLLKPGKFTPEEFKVITQHTEIGYRILAGSDSELLKVAALIAWTHHERYDGSGYPRGLKGEQIPLEGRITAIADNFDAITTQRVYKPAYDFDHAKELMLKERGKHFDPDLLDIFFDSMADVQRIYDQFADPSWLATSRQRAISQDQGEPS